The Chiroxiphia lanceolata isolate bChiLan1 chromosome 12, bChiLan1.pri, whole genome shotgun sequence genome window below encodes:
- the SPATA5L1 gene encoding spermatogenesis-associated protein 5-like protein 1, translating into MEPAALKLLPPDPGDEGTQRCRLGPAALSLLGARLGAPLRISLPGGCCVCTAWPRHDLADGFLQADLTCSTAGLAPRALRGLSLDVQQLEPLPHRQLGKAAVGVVLRSAALKKSTPRAVLQETIRELLRNVYVLPGYVVTVAPSPENPVVYIEILSADSLVEEAGLITPQTSIKIKEVITLEWYRHLSEGIAKTSVAGLDDVGKSLKEMIDLPLRFPKTFKNLGLSVPNGVLLIGPPGVGKTLMVKAVAEEVGAFLFGVSGPALHGSRPGEGEENLRRVFEKGREMSQEGPTVLFFDEIDSLCPKRGSSNNAPEDRIVAQLLTLLDGVRSEGKMVIVAATNRPDALDPALRRPGRFDREVIIGTPTVTQRRSILQLLTSNMPISADVDLAQLAEMTPGYVGADLTALCREAVMQAVSHSSLESTETETMINMEDFQEAFKKIQPSSFRSAVGLTECKPVTWEQIGGLEDVKLKLKQSIEWPMKFPQAFARMGLSHPKGILLYGPSGCAKTTLVRAVATSCHCSFLSVSGADLFSPYVGDSEKILSQVFRQARANTPAIIFLDEIDTILGSRSHGRTGPGVSQRVLSVLLNELDGVGLKVTERRGGKLQLEGQCQEQSDDEERKLEFQETLNKDFMVVAATNRPDMLDDALLRPGRLDKMIYIPPPDLKGRLSILKICTEKIPLDTDVSLQDVAALTDLFSGADIANLCKEAALLALQENGLEATAVKHEHFVKSLKTVKPSLNRKDLEFYEKFYNQELAS; encoded by the exons ATGGAGCCGGCGGCCTTGAAGCTGCTTCCACCGGACCCGGGAGATGAGGGCACTCAGCGCTGCCGGCTGGGACCTGCCGCGCTGTCCTTGCTGGGGGCCCGGCTCGGCGCCCCGCTGAGGATCTCGCTGCCCGGCGGGTGCTGTGTGTGTACGGCGTGGCCCCGGCACGACCTGGCCGACGGGTTCCTGCAGGCCGACCTGACCTGCAGCACCGCGGGCCTGGCCCCGCGGGCCCTGCGCGGGCTCTCGCTGGATGTGCAACAGCTGGAGCCGCTGCCCCACCGGCAGCTGGGGAAGGCGGCGGTCGGAGTGGTCCTCAGGAGCGCCGCGCTGAAAAAGTCGACTCCCAGAGCGGTGTTGCAGGAGACCATCAGAGAACTGTTGAGAAATGTTTACGTTTTGCCTGGTTATGTTGTTACTGTTGCCCCGAGTCCCGAAAATCCCGTGGTGTATATTGAAATACTGTCTGCAGACTCTTTGGTGGAGGAAGCTGGATTGATAACCCCCCAAACAAGCATAAAAATTAAGGAGGTGATCACTTTAGAATGGTACAGACATTTGTCAGAAGGCATTGCAAAAACTTCAGTTGCAGGACTAGATGATGTGGGAAagtctttgaaagaaatgaTCGATCTGCCTTTGCGCTTTCCAAAAACTTTTAAGAACCTGGGGCTTTCTGTCCCTAATGGAGTGCTGTTAATTGGGCCCCCAGGTGTAGGGAAAACTCTTATGGTAAAGGCAGTAGCAGAAGAGGTGGGTGCATTTCTGTTTGGCGTCAGCGGCCCAGCCCTCCATGGCTCAAGGCCAGGAGAAGGTGAAGAAAATTTGAGGAGAGTCTttgaaaaaggcagagaaatgtcACAGGAAGGCCCAACCGTTCTCTTCTTTGATGAAATTGATTCTTTGTGCCCGAAGCGAGGAAGTTCAAACAATGCTCCTGAAGATCGGATTGTTGCTCAGCTGCTGACGCTCCTGGATGGTGTAAGGAGCGAGGGTAAGATGGTCATTGTGGCAGCAACAAACAGGCCAGATGCCTTAGACCCTGCACTCAGAAGACCTGGCAGATTTGACAGAGAG GTTATTATTGGGACCCCAACAGTCACACAAAGAAGATCCATCCTGCAGTTGCTTACATCTAATATGCCCATTTCTGCAGATGTTGATTTGGCTCAGCTGGCAGAGATGACCCCTGGGTATGTGGGAGCTGACCTCACAGCACTCTGCAGGGAAGCTGTTATGCAGGCTGTGTCCCACAGCTCCTTG gaGTCAACTGAAACTGAAACCATGATTAACATGGAAGATTTCcaagaagcttttaaaaaaattcaaccaTCCTCTTTTCGAAGTGCAGTTGGACTAACAGAGTGTAAACCTGTGACTTGGGAGCAAATTGGTGGTCTTGAAGATGTAAAATTAAAGTTAAAACAG AGTATTGAGTGGCCTATGAAGTTTCCTCAGGCATTTGCTAGGATGGGCCTGTCCCATCCCAAGGGGATCCTTCTCTATGGGCCTTCTGGCTGTGCCAAAACCACGCTGGTGAGGGCTGTGGCCACCAGTTGTCActgttcctttctctctgtAAGTGGTGCTGACCTGTTCTCACCTTATGTTGGAGACTCAGAGAAGATTTTGTCTCAG gtttttcGCCAAGCAAGAGCAAACACTCCAGCAATAATATTCCTGGATGAGATTGACACTATCCTGGGCTCTCGGTCACACGGCAGAACTGGCCCTGGGGTCTCACAGCGGGTTCTGTCTGTTCTCCTCAACGAGTTGGATGGTGTTGGGCTCAAAGTTACAGAAAGAAGAGGAGGCAAATTACAGCTTGAGGGGCAGTGCCAAGAGCAAAGTGATGATGAGGAAAGAAAG CTAGAGTTTCAGGAAACTTTGAACAAAGATTTCATGGTAGTTGCTGCAACAAATAGACCAGATATGTTGGATGATGCCTTATTGCGTCCTGGAAggttggacaagatgatctATATTCCACCTCCAGATCTGAAG GGAAGactttccattttgaaaatctgCACCGAAAAAATTCCATTGGATACTGATGTGTCACTACAGGATGTGGCAGCCCTAACAGACCTCTTCTCTGGAGCCGATATTGCAAATCTGTGCAAGGAG gctgCTTTGTTGGCTTTGCAAGAGAATGGACTTGAAGCAACTGCTGTAAAACACGAGCATTTTGTGAAATCACTGAAGACTGTAAAACCATCCTTAAACAGAAAAGACTTggaattttatgaaaaattttatAATCAAGAATTAGCCTCTTGA